From a region of the Tenggerimyces flavus genome:
- a CDS encoding S8 family serine peptidase, producing MKWWKQRGRTASLAVLVAGIAGVLVAGTGSGLAATDPVANGTRPASQPGALSTVTLVTGDRVTLYAKDGSKASVTPGEGRRGMTFSTHRADGKLYVIPRDAAALVQSGKVDRRLFDVLALTNAQRDGRLRLIVTYAKGKNGANTLRQAGADTERALPAIGGQAVSVGPGEATNFWHQITGPTTLSTGLEKVWLDAIKKPVLDQSVPQIGAPTAWAKGFTGKGVKVAVVDTGIDATHPDLAARVVAAKNFTAEEAKDLVGHGTHVASTIAGTAAASDGRYKGVAYEAQLLDAKVCELYGCPESAILDGMQWAVDQGAKVVNISLGGTDTPELDPLEEAVNTLTETTGTLFVIAAGNEGEFGAKTVGSPGSADAALTVGAVDKQDQLASFSSRGPRVGDGAVKPDITAPGVDIVAAKSKDSSIGTPVGDKYLSLSGTSMATPHVVGAAAILAQQHPDWKGPQVKAALMASAKPNPELAAFEQGAGRVDVAKAITQSVVSEPVSLSFGTQRWPHDDDQPVAKTLTYRNLGSAPVTLALAGTMTGPDGEPAPAGAFTMSANEVTVPAGGTADVTVTASTKHAGPDGFYSGSITATAGTASAITPFGVEKEIESYDVTINHIDRDGKADGSASDLVFGLSVDFWNFYFGNTATKVRLPKGDYLIESAIDTGEDEASTSSVLLRPTITVDKTTTLTFDAREAKPISIKAEKASAKPLLADIGYLILTENSGLDSSYLADSFDGIYTAHQGEALDPTSFTARVNLQLAEPGEDGAFRNSPYRYGLAWYQTGTYFTGFQKSVKDKQLATVKAAASQTLPGRQSSKVVFAYGPNGSGSWSAGLVSDLPSTVTELNQPQGVRWGGSFSEFVLDPDGFPNDVTALNAEPRTLKAGKRYKERWNAAAFSPAFPGEILAAGRAGDFLFTDVPLFSDQGGHAGYSLADSGYTKLFRNGQLVGETEYAGYVEVDNLPAGRGEFTLETHADRTKLAPFTTVEDVSWKFRSGHVAGEDFKPLPLWSVQYKPDVDAENYAKRKPIVVLPLTAQAQAGSAVGKLHKLRVEVSYDDGDTWHKAPLLPSGKNAWKAVLKPKNAKFVSLRATAEDRSGNELEQTLIRAYGIR from the coding sequence ATGAAGTGGTGGAAGCAACGGGGGAGAACGGCGAGCCTCGCCGTCCTCGTAGCAGGAATCGCCGGGGTGCTCGTCGCCGGGACTGGCAGCGGCCTCGCGGCAACGGACCCAGTGGCGAACGGCACGCGCCCGGCATCGCAGCCGGGCGCACTGAGCACGGTCACGCTGGTCACCGGTGACCGCGTCACGCTGTACGCCAAGGACGGCTCGAAGGCGAGCGTGACACCCGGCGAGGGCCGCCGGGGCATGACGTTCAGCACGCATCGGGCCGACGGCAAGCTGTACGTGATCCCGCGCGACGCCGCGGCGCTGGTCCAGTCCGGGAAGGTGGACCGGCGACTGTTCGACGTGCTCGCGCTCACCAACGCCCAGCGGGACGGGCGCCTCAGGCTGATCGTCACCTACGCCAAGGGCAAGAACGGAGCCAACACGCTCCGCCAGGCCGGCGCCGACACCGAGCGCGCCCTGCCGGCGATCGGCGGCCAGGCCGTCAGCGTCGGCCCAGGCGAGGCGACGAACTTCTGGCATCAGATCACCGGCCCGACCACGCTCAGCACCGGCCTGGAGAAGGTCTGGCTGGACGCGATCAAGAAGCCCGTCCTCGACCAGAGCGTCCCGCAGATCGGCGCGCCCACCGCCTGGGCGAAGGGCTTCACCGGCAAGGGCGTCAAGGTCGCAGTGGTCGACACCGGCATCGACGCCACCCACCCCGACCTGGCCGCGCGGGTCGTTGCCGCGAAGAACTTCACCGCGGAGGAGGCCAAGGACCTCGTCGGCCACGGCACCCACGTGGCGTCGACGATCGCCGGCACCGCGGCCGCGTCGGACGGCAGGTACAAGGGCGTGGCGTACGAAGCGCAACTGCTCGACGCCAAGGTCTGCGAGCTCTACGGCTGCCCCGAGTCCGCCATCCTCGACGGCATGCAGTGGGCGGTCGACCAGGGCGCCAAGGTCGTCAACATCAGCCTCGGCGGCACCGACACGCCGGAGCTCGACCCGCTCGAGGAGGCCGTCAACACGCTGACCGAGACGACCGGCACGCTGTTCGTCATCGCCGCCGGCAACGAGGGCGAGTTCGGCGCGAAGACGGTCGGCTCGCCCGGCAGTGCCGATGCCGCGCTCACCGTGGGCGCGGTCGACAAGCAGGACCAGCTCGCCTCGTTCTCCAGCCGCGGCCCGCGGGTGGGCGACGGCGCGGTCAAGCCCGACATCACCGCTCCCGGCGTCGACATCGTCGCGGCGAAGTCGAAGGACTCCTCGATCGGCACCCCCGTCGGCGACAAGTACCTGAGCCTGTCCGGTACGTCGATGGCCACCCCGCACGTCGTCGGGGCCGCCGCGATCCTCGCGCAGCAGCACCCCGACTGGAAGGGCCCGCAGGTGAAGGCCGCCTTGATGGCCTCGGCCAAGCCCAACCCGGAGCTCGCCGCGTTCGAGCAGGGCGCGGGCAGGGTGGACGTCGCGAAGGCGATCACCCAGTCGGTCGTCTCCGAGCCGGTCAGCCTGTCGTTCGGCACCCAGCGGTGGCCGCACGACGACGACCAGCCGGTGGCGAAGACGCTGACGTACCGCAACCTCGGCAGCGCACCGGTCACCCTCGCGCTCGCCGGCACGATGACCGGTCCGGACGGCGAGCCCGCGCCGGCAGGTGCGTTCACGATGAGCGCGAACGAGGTCACCGTTCCCGCGGGCGGCACCGCTGACGTCACCGTCACGGCCAGCACCAAGCACGCCGGCCCGGACGGCTTCTACAGCGGCAGCATCACCGCGACCGCCGGAACGGCGTCGGCGATCACCCCGTTCGGTGTGGAGAAGGAGATCGAGAGCTACGACGTCACGATCAACCACATCGACCGGGACGGCAAGGCCGACGGCTCGGCGTCGGACCTGGTGTTCGGCCTGAGCGTCGACTTCTGGAACTTCTACTTCGGCAACACCGCCACCAAGGTCCGGTTGCCGAAGGGCGACTACCTCATCGAGAGCGCGATCGACACCGGTGAGGACGAGGCGAGTACGTCGAGCGTGCTGCTGCGCCCGACGATCACGGTCGACAAGACCACCACGCTCACGTTCGACGCCCGCGAGGCGAAGCCGATCTCGATCAAGGCGGAGAAGGCGTCGGCGAAGCCGTTGCTGGCAGACATCGGCTACCTGATCCTCACCGAGAACTCCGGCCTCGACTCGTCGTACCTGGCGGACAGCTTCGACGGCATCTACACCGCACATCAGGGCGAGGCGCTCGACCCGACGTCGTTCACGGCGCGGGTCAACCTGCAGCTGGCCGAGCCTGGTGAGGACGGGGCGTTCCGCAACTCCCCGTACCGCTACGGGCTCGCCTGGTACCAGACCGGCACGTACTTCACCGGGTTCCAGAAGTCGGTCAAGGACAAGCAGCTCGCGACGGTCAAAGCCGCGGCGTCGCAGACGCTGCCGGGACGCCAGAGCAGCAAGGTGGTCTTCGCCTACGGGCCGAACGGCAGCGGCAGCTGGTCCGCCGGTCTGGTGTCCGACCTGCCGTCGACGGTGACCGAGCTGAACCAGCCCCAGGGCGTGCGGTGGGGCGGGAGCTTCAGCGAGTTCGTCCTCGACCCGGACGGCTTCCCGAACGACGTCACGGCGCTGAACGCCGAGCCCCGGACGCTGAAGGCGGGCAAGCGGTACAAGGAACGCTGGAACGCCGCCGCGTTCTCGCCGGCCTTCCCGGGCGAGATCCTGGCGGCCGGCCGCGCGGGCGACTTCCTGTTCACCGACGTGCCGTTGTTCAGCGACCAGGGCGGCCACGCTGGCTACTCCCTGGCCGACAGCGGGTACACGAAGCTGTTCCGCAACGGCCAGCTGGTCGGCGAGACCGAGTACGCCGGCTACGTCGAGGTCGACAACCTGCCAGCAGGACGCGGCGAGTTCACGCTCGAGACGCACGCTGACCGCACCAAGCTCGCGCCGTTCACCACGGTGGAGGACGTGAGCTGGAAGTTCCGCTCGGGCCACGTTGCCGGCGAGGACTTCAAACCGCTGCCGTTGTGGTCGGTGCAGTACAAGCCGGACGTCGACGCGGAGAACTACGCCAAGCGCAAGCCGATCGTGGTGCTTCCGCTGACCGCGCAGGCGCAGGCCGGCTCGGCTGTCGGCAAGCTGCACAAGCTGAGGGTCGAGGTGTCGTACGACGACGGCGACACCTGGCACAAGGCGCCGCTGCTGCCGTCCGGCAAGAACGCCTGGAAGGCCGTCCTGAAGCCGAAGAACGCGAAGTTCGTCTCGCTCCGCGCGACGGCTGAGGACCGCTCGGGCAACGAGCTCGAGCAGACGCTGATCCGGGCGTACGGCATTCGGTAG
- a CDS encoding SRPBCC family protein produces MTTGEVTASVVVHAPPERVWAMLVAWERQGEWMFATSVDGTADEVGGRLAARTGVGPLGFTDHMIVTAWEPPTRCDVLHVGRLLRGDGGFRLEPVAGDRTRLVWWERIAVPFGPLGKVAWAVGGPVFSVFVRRSLRTFARLVEAGA; encoded by the coding sequence GTGACGACGGGTGAGGTCACCGCGTCGGTGGTCGTCCACGCGCCGCCGGAACGGGTCTGGGCGATGCTCGTGGCCTGGGAACGGCAGGGCGAGTGGATGTTCGCGACCTCGGTCGACGGCACAGCCGACGAGGTCGGCGGCCGGCTGGCAGCTCGGACGGGTGTCGGTCCGCTGGGCTTTACTGACCACATGATCGTCACAGCATGGGAGCCGCCGACCCGGTGCGACGTCCTGCACGTCGGCCGGCTGCTGCGCGGCGACGGCGGGTTCCGCCTCGAGCCCGTCGCCGGCGACCGCACCCGCCTGGTGTGGTGGGAACGGATCGCGGTGCCGTTCGGGCCGCTCGGCAAGGTGGCCTGGGCCGTCGGCGGACCGGTCTTCAGCGTGTTCGTCCGCCGCTCGTTGCGTACGTTCGCCCGCCTCGTCGAGGCCGGCGCGTGA
- a CDS encoding DUF3117 domain-containing protein has product MAAMKPRTGDGPLEVTKEGRGIVMRVPLEGGGRLVVELSADEASELGDALKSVVP; this is encoded by the coding sequence ATGGCGGCCATGAAGCCGCGGACAGGCGACGGACCGCTGGAGGTCACCAAGGAGGGCCGGGGCATCGTCATGCGGGTCCCACTCGAGGGTGGCGGGCGGCTCGTGGTCGAGCTCTCGGCCGACGAGGCCAGCGAGCTTGGCGACGCGCTCAAGTCGGTGGTCCCCTAG
- a CDS encoding nucleotidyltransferase domain-containing protein, which yields MEFDAARRLVLRHVRDAFPGFRAAMLSGSVVRNTTTPTSDIDVIVLVEDGVGSRRETVSWDGHTVDLFAYDDDGLHRWLAQDIEQRRPVLTTLILDGVPVTGSASVTDAAKAAAQSIFDEGPRLVKGPELTRMRYVVTDLLLDVEWSMERAETLMIAAELFQRSGDLVLAAARVWSGRGKWLLQELRDYDAVLTADLVAGLDEVAHSDARRLLIESVETALDHVGGRYLVGRADEG from the coding sequence ATGGAGTTCGATGCGGCCCGGCGGCTCGTTCTGCGCCACGTACGCGACGCGTTCCCCGGCTTCCGGGCAGCGATGCTGTCCGGCTCGGTGGTCCGCAACACCACCACCCCAACGTCCGACATCGACGTGATCGTGCTCGTCGAGGACGGCGTGGGCTCGCGGCGCGAGACGGTGTCGTGGGACGGGCATACCGTCGACTTGTTCGCGTACGACGACGACGGCCTGCACCGCTGGCTGGCCCAGGACATCGAACAGCGGCGGCCGGTCCTGACGACGTTGATCCTGGACGGCGTCCCGGTGACGGGGAGCGCGTCGGTCACGGATGCGGCGAAGGCGGCGGCCCAGTCGATCTTCGACGAGGGGCCGCGGCTGGTGAAGGGGCCGGAGCTCACGCGGATGCGGTACGTGGTCACGGACCTGCTGCTGGACGTCGAGTGGTCGATGGAACGTGCCGAGACTTTGATGATCGCTGCTGAGCTCTTTCAACGGTCTGGCGATCTGGTTTTGGCGGCCGCTCGGGTGTGGTCGGGGCGGGGGAAGTGGCTGCTGCAGGAGCTGCGGGACTACGACGCCGTGCTGACCGCGGACCTGGTTGCTGGCTTGGACGAGGTAGCGCACTCGGACGCTCGTCGATTGCTGATCGAGTCCGTGGAAACAGCCCTCGACCACGTCGGCGGCCGCTACCTCGTGGGCCGGGCCGACGAGGGCTGA
- the folP gene encoding dihydropteroate synthase: protein MRLGSIDFGATGYAVMAIVNRTPDSFFDRGATYTDAAALDRVAQVVSEGASIVDIGGVKAGYGPTVDVAEELRRTVPFVAEVRSRFPSVVISVDTWRSEVARAACLAGADLLNDTWAGADPALAEVAAEFSVGLVCSHTGGLPPRTDPHRVAYSDVMASVVEGTLSLASRAVSVGVRPDGILLDPTHDFGKNTWQSLEISRRLDELVATGYAVLVALSNKKFVGETLDLPEPSDRLAGTLAVTALAAWQGARVFRAHQVPETLQVLDMIASVRGDRPPIAARRGLY from the coding sequence GTGCGTCTTGGGTCGATCGACTTCGGCGCCACGGGGTACGCGGTGATGGCGATCGTGAACCGTACGCCCGACTCGTTCTTCGACCGCGGCGCCACGTACACCGACGCCGCCGCGCTGGACCGAGTGGCCCAGGTCGTCTCGGAGGGCGCCTCGATCGTCGACATCGGCGGGGTGAAGGCGGGGTACGGGCCGACGGTCGACGTGGCGGAGGAGCTGCGGCGGACGGTGCCGTTCGTGGCGGAGGTGCGGTCGCGGTTTCCCTCGGTGGTGATCTCGGTGGACACCTGGCGTTCGGAGGTGGCGCGGGCTGCTTGTCTCGCCGGGGCTGATCTGCTGAACGACACCTGGGCTGGGGCTGACCCTGCTCTGGCGGAGGTGGCGGCGGAGTTCTCGGTCGGGCTGGTCTGCTCGCACACGGGCGGGTTGCCACCTCGTACCGACCCGCACCGGGTGGCGTACTCCGACGTGATGGCCTCGGTGGTCGAGGGGACGCTTTCTCTTGCCTCGCGGGCGGTCTCCGTCGGCGTGCGGCCGGACGGGATCCTGCTCGACCCGACGCACGATTTCGGCAAGAACACCTGGCAGTCGTTGGAGATCTCGCGGCGCCTGGACGAGCTCGTGGCGACGGGGTACGCGGTGCTGGTGGCGTTGTCGAACAAGAAGTTCGTGGGCGAGACACTCGACCTGCCCGAGCCTTCTGATCGGCTGGCGGGGACGTTGGCGGTGACGGCTCTGGCTGCCTGGCAGGGGGCGCGGGTCTTCCGCGCGCACCAGGTGCCGGAGACGTTGCAGGTGCTCGACATGATCGCCTCCGTACGCGGCGACCGACCGCCCATCGCGGCGCGGCGGGGACTGTACTGA
- a CDS encoding enoyl-CoA hydratase/isomerase family protein, translating into MSPVTYEVKDQVATITLNRPEARNAMDLFLKEALRDAIRDAATDEGVRCVVLTGNGPAFCVGQDLREHAAALQDKAPEELWGTVPAHYNPIAQGLATMPKPVIAAVNGIAAGAGASMAFACDFRLLADTAGFNLAFAGVGLSCDTGSSWTLPRLIGHARAIELLLRPRTVSAEEALTLGLATEVVPAAGLAQAAASLARTLAAGPTAAYAAIRLSLAYSANHSLDESLAFEADMMRATGSTDDHRNSVAAFVAKQQPTFTGH; encoded by the coding sequence ATGTCGCCTGTCACGTACGAGGTCAAGGACCAGGTCGCGACCATCACGCTGAACCGGCCCGAGGCGCGGAACGCGATGGACCTGTTCCTCAAGGAGGCGCTGCGCGACGCGATCCGGGACGCGGCGACCGACGAGGGCGTGCGCTGTGTGGTGCTGACCGGGAACGGGCCGGCGTTCTGCGTCGGCCAGGACCTCCGCGAGCACGCGGCCGCGCTGCAGGACAAGGCGCCGGAGGAGCTGTGGGGCACCGTTCCGGCGCACTACAACCCGATCGCGCAGGGCCTCGCGACCATGCCGAAGCCGGTGATCGCCGCGGTGAACGGGATCGCCGCGGGCGCGGGCGCGAGCATGGCGTTCGCCTGCGACTTCCGGCTGCTGGCCGACACCGCGGGCTTCAACCTCGCGTTCGCCGGCGTCGGTCTGTCCTGTGACACCGGCTCGTCATGGACGCTGCCCCGCCTGATCGGCCACGCGCGCGCCATCGAGCTGCTGCTCCGGCCGCGGACCGTCTCGGCCGAGGAGGCCCTGACGCTCGGACTCGCCACCGAGGTCGTCCCCGCCGCCGGCCTCGCCCAGGCCGCCGCCTCGCTGGCCAGGACGCTCGCCGCCGGCCCGACCGCCGCGTACGCCGCGATCCGGCTGTCGCTCGCATACTCCGCGAACCACAGCCTGGACGAGTCGCTCGCCTTCGAGGCCGACATGATGCGCGCCACCGGGTCGACCGACGACCACCGCAACTCCGTCGCCGCGTTCGTGGCCAAGCAGCAGCCGACGTTCACCGGGCACTGA
- a CDS encoding RidA family protein has protein sequence MTRQRVASGAPYEETYGYSRAITVGDRVLVSGTAPIWPDGHVDPDPAVQAKRCFDIILAALAEVEAGPEHVVRTRMYITDPAISDIVGRTHGEVFKDIRPVTSMIVVSQLIDERWLVEIEAEAVLDTLLHD, from the coding sequence ATGACACGGCAGCGAGTGGCATCGGGCGCACCGTACGAGGAAACGTACGGCTACAGCCGCGCCATCACCGTCGGCGACCGCGTGCTGGTCTCCGGCACGGCTCCGATCTGGCCGGACGGGCACGTCGACCCCGACCCAGCCGTCCAGGCGAAGCGCTGCTTCGACATCATCCTGGCGGCGCTGGCGGAGGTGGAAGCCGGACCGGAGCACGTCGTCCGTACGCGCATGTACATCACCGACCCGGCCATCTCCGACATCGTCGGGCGGACCCACGGCGAGGTGTTCAAGGACATCCGGCCGGTGACCAGCATGATCGTGGTCAGCCAGCTGATCGACGAGCGCTGGCTGGTCGAGATCGAGGCCGAAGCCGTCCTCGACACCCTCCTCCACGACTAG
- a CDS encoding DNA-3-methyladenine glycosylase I, whose product MSGAVAGPDGKLRCPWGMSAPEYIAYHDKEWGKRIRTDKGLYERMTLEAFQSGLSWLTILRKREGFRKAFDGFELETVAAYGPKDVERLLADAAIVRNRAKIEAAIRNANAALALEGGLAKLLWSFAPDPKGRPAPKTLGDVPPLTDESKAMAKELKRRGFAFVGPTTAYALMQAAGLVDDHLVDCHARRKEK is encoded by the coding sequence GTGAGCGGCGCCGTCGCGGGTCCGGACGGCAAGCTGCGCTGCCCGTGGGGCATGTCGGCGCCGGAGTACATCGCGTACCACGACAAGGAGTGGGGCAAGCGGATCCGTACGGACAAGGGTCTGTACGAGCGCATGACGCTCGAGGCGTTCCAGTCCGGCCTGTCCTGGTTGACGATCCTGCGCAAGCGCGAGGGCTTCCGGAAGGCGTTCGACGGCTTCGAGCTGGAGACTGTCGCCGCGTACGGGCCGAAGGACGTCGAGCGGCTGCTCGCCGACGCGGCGATCGTGCGCAACCGCGCGAAGATCGAGGCGGCGATCCGGAACGCGAACGCGGCGCTGGCGCTCGAGGGCGGACTCGCCAAGCTGCTCTGGTCGTTCGCCCCCGACCCGAAGGGGCGGCCGGCACCGAAGACGCTGGGCGACGTGCCGCCGCTGACCGACGAGTCCAAGGCGATGGCGAAGGAGCTCAAGCGGCGCGGCTTCGCGTTCGTCGGTCCGACGACGGCGTACGCGCTCATGCAGGCGGCCGGCCTGGTCGACGACCACCTCGTCGACTGTCACGCACGGCGAAAGGAGAAGTGA
- a CDS encoding DUF2785 domain-containing protein, with product MVDWRAVAAADYAVPENEDLPSLVDELARMLTSDDPVVRDELGYSILATWIARDVLPPAELDLLGDQMAKRFTADEIQARTFAPLILDSVVSKGRFSQAWFDAFAAWYPNEDDLRGFDPRLGWLHAVAHGADLLGAFGRCPQVRPELVLSVASERLTRPAAEVWRDHEDDRLGYAIALTLTRRELTEWTAVRWLDAVADSWARRGHGPPPAEVSNAAHTLRMVYILATTGVRPSGEKTPVLLSHEATVRHRLLDVLHAVSPYMW from the coding sequence ATGGTCGACTGGAGGGCCGTCGCGGCCGCGGACTACGCCGTTCCCGAGAACGAGGATCTGCCGTCGCTCGTCGACGAGCTGGCGCGGATGCTGACGTCGGACGATCCGGTCGTACGCGACGAGCTGGGCTACTCGATTCTGGCGACCTGGATCGCCCGCGACGTGCTGCCGCCGGCCGAGCTCGATCTGCTCGGCGACCAGATGGCCAAGCGGTTCACGGCCGACGAGATCCAGGCGCGGACGTTTGCCCCGCTGATCCTCGACTCGGTGGTTTCGAAGGGGCGCTTCAGCCAGGCCTGGTTCGACGCGTTCGCGGCCTGGTACCCGAACGAGGACGACCTGCGCGGCTTCGATCCCCGGCTCGGCTGGCTGCACGCCGTCGCCCATGGCGCGGACCTGTTGGGCGCGTTCGGACGGTGTCCGCAGGTGCGCCCCGAGCTGGTGCTGTCCGTCGCCTCCGAGCGGCTGACGAGGCCGGCGGCCGAGGTGTGGCGCGACCACGAGGACGACCGGCTGGGGTACGCGATCGCGCTCACCCTGACGCGGCGGGAGCTGACCGAGTGGACGGCGGTGCGGTGGTTGGACGCCGTCGCCGACAGCTGGGCTCGCCGAGGACACGGCCCACCGCCGGCCGAGGTCAGCAACGCGGCGCACACGCTGCGGATGGTCTACATCCTCGCGACGACGGGCGTCCGGCCGAGCGGGGAGAAGACGCCTGTCCTGCTGAGCCACGAGGCGACCGTGCGCCACCGCCTGCTCGACGTGCTGCACGCGGTGAGCCCGTACATGTGGTGA
- a CDS encoding DivIVA domain-containing protein — MTYIWVALVVVLLGLTAAVAIGRGGAMARAYPDRPEVRLPADRPLTAEDLEDIDFSVTMRGYRMDEVDDVLQRLVTEIAERDALIAELAGPAKHRAPADEDDDAFGPPEAYEFVEEHPQQQARPTQRQQRAESYAQPFSQPYPQQPPRTQASADPHQT; from the coding sequence ATGACCTACATCTGGGTCGCCCTGGTGGTCGTCCTGCTCGGGCTCACCGCGGCTGTGGCGATCGGGCGCGGCGGCGCGATGGCGCGCGCGTACCCCGACCGTCCGGAGGTACGGCTGCCTGCCGACCGCCCGCTCACCGCGGAGGACCTGGAGGACATCGACTTCTCCGTCACCATGCGGGGCTACCGCATGGACGAGGTCGACGACGTGCTGCAGAGGCTCGTCACCGAGATCGCCGAACGCGACGCGCTGATCGCCGAGCTCGCCGGTCCGGCCAAGCACCGGGCGCCCGCGGACGAGGACGACGACGCGTTCGGCCCGCCGGAGGCGTACGAGTTCGTCGAGGAGCACCCCCAGCAACAAGCACGGCCGACGCAACGGCAGCAGCGGGCGGAGTCGTACGCCCAGCCGTTCAGCCAGCCGTACCCGCAACAGCCCCCGCGTACCCAGGCCTCAGCCGACCCGCACCAGACGTGA